A part of Vulcanisaeta moutnovskia 768-28 genomic DNA contains:
- the asnS gene encoding asparagine--tRNA ligase — protein MSIKDVFSLNEGIEVTIRGWVYRKRELKDKVFLVVRDGSGIIQTVISKSDPNLLDIVSKLNMESSLVLTGVVKKEQRAPGGAEIHVKSINWYYVGYSFPINEDAAKADSEYLLDVRHLWVRSRRMWAVLRVRHTVFGAIHEFFRSRDYYEVQGPMFVSAAVEGGATLFPVKYFDREDVYLTQSSQFYLEILIYALERVYTIAPSFRAESSRTRRHLTEFWHAEAEEAWLQFNDLLNLLEDLITYVVDKVLKERQDELKLLNRDTKVLENVKPPFYRVSYDEAIEILRSKGLKIKWGDDIGADEEKVLTMQFDKPILLHHFPEQVKAFYHRNDPQRPETTLSVDVLAPEGYGEIVGGGERIYDYEELLGKIKKFGLRPEDYDWYLDLRRYGSVPHAGFGLGIDRLVMWVCGLDHIRDAVPFPRDIRRVKP, from the coding sequence ATGAGTATAAAAGATGTTTTTAGCCTAAACGAGGGTATTGAGGTCACAATAAGGGGCTGGGTTTACAGGAAGAGGGAGTTAAAGGATAAAGTATTCCTTGTGGTGAGGGATGGTAGTGGGATAATACAGACAGTTATTAGTAAGTCAGATCCGAACCTATTGGATATTGTGTCTAAGTTGAATATGGAGTCGTCATTAGTATTAACGGGTGTTGTTAAGAAGGAGCAGAGAGCTCCTGGTGGCGCTGAAATACATGTTAAGAGCATTAATTGGTACTATGTTGGTTATTCATTCCCTATAAATGAGGATGCCGCTAAGGCCGATAGTGAGTACTTGCTTGATGTTAGGCATTTATGGGTTAGGAGTAGGAGAATGTGGGCTGTTCTCAGGGTTAGGCATACGGTATTTGGTGCAATACATGAATTCTTCAGGTCCAGGGATTATTATGAAGTTCAAGGACCCATGTTTGTGTCGGCGGCTGTTGAGGGTGGAGCCACACTATTCCCAGTGAAGTACTTTGATAGGGAGGATGTTTATCTAACGCAATCGTCACAGTTCTATCTGGAGATCCTAATATATGCCCTTGAGAGGGTATATACAATCGCACCGAGTTTTAGGGCTGAGTCATCAAGGACAAGGAGACATTTAACTGAGTTTTGGCATGCTGAGGCTGAGGAGGCTTGGTTGCAATTTAATGATTTACTTAATCTACTTGAGGATTTAATAACGTATGTTGTTGATAAGGTTCTTAAGGAGAGGCAGGATGAATTGAAACTATTAAATAGAGACACTAAGGTTCTTGAGAATGTGAAACCACCGTTCTATAGGGTTAGTTATGACGAGGCAATTGAGATTCTCCGGTCTAAGGGATTGAAGATTAAGTGGGGTGATGACATTGGAGCTGATGAGGAGAAGGTATTAACAATGCAGTTTGATAAGCCAATACTTCTTCATCATTTTCCCGAACAGGTAAAGGCATTTTATCACAGAAATGACCCTCAAAGACCTGAAACCACCTTAAGTGTAGATGTACTTGCACCTGAGGGCTATGGAGAGATTGTTGGTGGTGGTGAGCGTATTTATGATTACGAGGAGTTACTTGGTAAGATTAAGAAGTTTGGATTAAGACCTGAGGACTATGACTGGTACCTAGACCTAAGGAGGTATGGTTCTGTGCCGCATGCTGGTTTTGGTCTTGGTATTGACAGGCTCGTGATGTGGGTTTGCGGGCTTGATCACATTAGAGATGCAGTGCCGTTTCCTAGAGATATAAGGCGTGTTAAGCCATGA